Below is a window of Cytobacillus firmus DNA.
GAAAAGAGGAATAGTAATGACTCAAGTACAGTTTAACCTGAATGTTGATGTTTTAAAAGAAGCTATTGTAAATTCCAATCTTGATATGGTCATTAAATCAGCCGTTGTGTTGGTACTAAATGAGTTTATGGAAAAGGAAAGGGATGACTATTTAAAGGCTGCCCCTTATGAACGCGCTGTTGAACGCCGTGACTACCGGAACGGTTACTATGAACGTGAACTGTTGATGAGTATCGGAAATATAACCCTAAAGGTTCCACGCACACGTAATGGCGAGTTCTCAACTACTGTTTTTGAAAAGTATTCACGATGTGACCAGGCCCTGGTCCTCTCAATGGTGGAGATGGTTGTCAATGGGGTTTCAACGAGGAAAGTGACCAACATTGTAGAACAGCTTTGTGGTAAGAATGTGTCCAAATCGTTTGTTTCTTCTCTTACACACAAGCTTGATCCCCTTGTGAATGAATGGGCCGGTCGGCCCCTGAATACAACCTACTACCCTTATGTTTTTGCCGACGCCATGTATATAAAGGTCCGTGAGCACAATCGTGTCGTATCCAAGGCTGTTTATATTGCGACAGCCATTGCAGAGAATAACACCCGTCAAATACTTGGCCTAAGTGTTGACCATGTGGAAAGTTACGAAAGCTGGAGCCGTTTTTTTCAACAGCTTAAATCACGCGGCCTCTAATCACCAAAACTACTGATCTCGGATGCTCACCAAGGGCTTCAGAGAGCCATTCAACGTGAATTTATCGGGACGGCCTGGCAAAGATGCAGTGTCCACTTCAAACGGAATATCCTTGGAAAATTGCCCAAAAAGGATACAGCCGAAATCCGCATGATGATTAAGCGGATATTTGAAGCAGTTACGATTGAGGACATACGCCAGTTCAAGGATGAATTGATGAACCGTTTTAGTAATGAGGCGAGATTTGAAAAAGCGCTTACCATCTTGGATGAAGGTTTCGAAGATACCATTCAATATATGAATTTTCCTGACCATATCCGGATCCATATCCGAAGTACCAACTCATTGGAACGGCTTAATCAGGAGGTTCGCAGAAGGGAAAGAGTGATTCGCATTTTCCCCAATTCTCAATCAGCTTACCGTTTGGTTGGCGCAGTTCTGATGCATTACCATGAGTCAGATTACTTAAAGAGGAAGTCTTTAATGGGTGGCAGGCTAAAGTAGTCGTATTTTCAGCTTCACTTCCATCATGGATGATTACATCTCCGGGAAGGGATGTCAAATTGAAAATCATTTGACATCCCTTCCCGGAGATGAAGAAAAAAATCTATGGAAGCTTCGCTAAAAAAATGAAAAGGTTTGGTTGAAAACACTTGCCATTGATTTTACACAATAACCAGGACTTGACTAACTGGTGCACGCAGAGTCCGAAGTTGGCCTGAGTTCGGACCCAAAACTGGAAACGGATGCCGGCAGAGTCCGAAGTTGGCTGGAGTTCGGACCCAAAACTGGAAACGGATGCCGGCTGAGTCCGAAGTTACCCGGAGTTCGGACTCAAAATCGCAAACTGGTGCACGCAGAGTCCGAAGTTGCCGGAGGTTCGGACTCAAAACTGCGAACTGGTACACGTTGAGTCCGAAGTCGCCCGGAGTTCGGACTCAACATCGCAAACAGATATACCGAGTTCACCAAAACTTCAATATTATTTACCCCTCAAATAAACTATAATTAAAGTGAGGTGGATAATTATGACAAATGCATTGAAAAGGCCTAATTGGCTGATGTTTGGTGTGCTGTTATCTATGATTCTGTTTTCCAACTACTTTCTTTACAGGACCACGCTTTTTGGTCCGGTTCCAGACGGTGCGGCGGTTGGCTCCCTGTTTGACTTGCTGGTTGTTGTACCCTTATTGGCGTATTTCCTTATCCTTCGGAAAAGGTATTCGCTGAAGTATTTAGGGGCAGTTATTTTAGCAGGATACGGAGCTGCCTATTTTATTATCCCTGCCAGCCAATTTTCGCAGTTTGCCTTTTTACCTTATATAATTGTTTTTTCCGAAGCGCTTTTTATAGGGCTGGAGTTGTTTATTGCCTATAAAATTCTTACTAAGCTGCCTGTACTTTTAAAAGAATACCGCAGGCTAAACGGTATTAATTCTCTATTTCTCTTTAATGTTAAAAGGGCGGCTGAAACGCATTTGCCGAATAATAGGTTGGGAACTGTATTTATAACTGAATTCGCTATGTTTAATTATGCCCTGTTTTCATGGAAAAAGAAGCCCTCCATAAAGCATGGAGATAGTTTCACATACCATCAAAAAACAAGTGTAAATGCTGTTTATATTATGCTGATCCATGCGATAGCCATTGAATCGATCGGACTTCATTATTGGCTTCATTCATGGAATGCTATTGTGGCATATATCATCTTAATAGCAAATATATATGGCATTATATACTTTCTGGCCGAGATCAACGCAACCCGCTTAACCCCTTTCGTCCTTACTGATTCTCATTTGCTGCTGCAGTCAGGATTCTCAAAAAGCATGTACCTTCCATTGGAAGATGTTAAAGAAATCAACTATTATGATGGTCCCGAAAAGTTCAGCAGACAAGAAATGAATGATATATTTGATGCCAGATTGCCTGATCTTATCCAGGAAAAGCCGATGTTCGAAATTATACTTAAGGAGCCGGCAGTTTATGAGCTGATGTACGGTATGAAAAGAAAAGCAAGCCGCATCGTTCTGAATGTGGATGAACCGGAGAGATTTTATCGCAGTCTAACGGGCAGTAAGACCCCGCTTCAAGACTCAGAGGAATCCATGGAGGATAAGCGGGGGTCAAACTGCCCGTAAGGCCCGATTGGTGAGATACAGTGAAACTTGCCGACGCGCAGGCAGAGGCTTAGTTGAACCAATCGGGTTCGTAGTGTCGATTGATCGAAGCGCTAGCGGAGATCTTAGCGACACTAGAACGGGACTAACAATCAGTGGGGATAGAGTACACCCCCACTGATTGAAGTTTCAAACAAATTAGCTCAAAAGTAAAGGAAAATCCCGAGGGATTTTCCTTTTTTGTGTGGGCTTATTTCCACCAATTATCGTGCATGGATGCAGGCATCTGGCGCTTATGTTCGGAAACGAAGTAACGGTTTTCAATCTTTTCTACTGCTTCCGGACTTACTGATTTTCCTTCCAGGTAATCGTCCAATTCATCATATGAAATACCCAGTTCTGTTTCATCAGCCTGTCCCGGTTTCTGGTCCAGAAGATCGGCAGTCGGCACTTTTAAGTAAAGTCTTTCTTCTGCTCCAAGCTCTTTAAGCAGTGCCTTTCCCTGTCTTTTAGTCAGTCCGGATAATGGCAGGATATCTGCTCCGCCATCACCATATTTTGTGTAAAATCCTGTCACTGCTTCTGCTGCGTGATCTGTTCCGATAACCAGCAAGCCAAATTGGCCGCCAATTGCATATTGGGCGATCATTCTCATGCGGGCTTTCACATTGCCTTTGTGATAATCCTTTAACGGTTCCTCCGGCAATATACGATCATATTCGGTTTTTACTTCATCAACTGCATTTTTAATATTAAATACAACCTCACGGTCAGCCTGGATAAAGGAAAGCGCCAGCTGGGCATCCTTTTCATCCTGCTGTACACCATATGGCAGGCGGACTGCCATGAATGTTGCCTCCTTGCCTTCTTTTCGCAATTCTTCAACAGCGAGCTGGGCAAGTCTTCCGGCGAGAGTGGAATCCTGGCCGCCGCTTATGCCCAGTACATACCCTTTGGCATTCGTTTTAACAAGGTAATCCTTTAAAAACTGGATTCTGTTTTTTATCTCTTCTTTTGGATCAATTGCTGGATTCACATTTAAATTTTCCATAATTTCTTTTTGCCTATTCATTGCAGGTTCCTCCCTCTTCCTATAGCTTCAGCTCTTTATATTTTGTTTAACCTGGCTGATCATGTTCATTTTATTATCCCAGCACTCCTGGCTCAGGTCGACCGGGTATTCCTCCGGATTTAAAGAACGGCGGTACTCATCCCATAATACGTTGAGATTTTCCTTTGCAAAGCTCTGCATCTCTTTTAAGGATGGAACTTTATAGGTAAGCTTCCCTTCCTGGAAAATCACTTTATGCAATTCTCTCGCTTCGAAATTGGTAACGAATTTGCTTACGAACGTGTGAACTGGATGGAACATCTTAAGCCTGGGTTCTGCTTGAGGATTCTCATGATCCAGTGCAATATAGTCTCCCTCTGATTTATGGTTGTCTTTGTTAATAATCCGATATACTTTCTTTAGGCCGGGAGTGGTTACTTTTTCCGGATTGCCGCTGATTTTTATTGTGTCAGTCATCTTGCCATCTTCATTTTCTATTGAAACGAGTTTATAAACAGCTCCTAATGCTGGCTGCTCATAAGCCGTGATCAATTTAGTGCCAATGCCCCAAATATCGATTTTCGCTCCTTGAGCTTTTAGGTTAATGATGGTGTATTCATCCAGATCATTTGATGCAATAATCTTTGTATCATGAAAACCGGCTTTATCCAGCATTTTCCTTGCTTCTTTGGAAAGATACGCCAAGTCCCCGCTATCCAGTCTTATTCCTTTAAAGTTGATTTGACCTTCCATTTCCCGGGCGACTTTAATGGCGTTCGGGACTCCGGATTTCAGCGTGTCATAGGTATCTACGAGAAAAACACAGTCTTTATGAGTCTGGGCATATTTCTTAAAAGCGGTATACTCATCCTGATATGCCTGTACAAAAGAATGGGCATGGGTTCCTGCAGCTGGAATACCAAATTTCTTGCCGGCTCTTACGTTAGATGTCGCATCAAACCCTCCTATATATGCTGCTCTTGTTCCCCAGATGGCAGCGTCCATTTCCTGTGCCCTTCTGGAACCAAATTCCATAGCTGTCCCATCCCCAATGACTTCTTTGATTCGTGTAGCTTTTGTCGCAATCAAGGTTTGGTAATTTATAATATTTAATAGTGCTGTTTCTACGATCTGGGCTTCTGCCAGCGGAGCTTCTACACGCATAATCGGCTCATTGCCAAACACAAGCTCGCCTTCTTCCATTGATTTAATGGTTCCTGAAAAAGTCATGTTTTTCAGATATTCAAGGAAATCGTCCGCATAATTCAATTCGTTTTTTAAGTACTGCAGGTCACTCTCGGTGAATCTGAAATTCTCAATATACTCGATCACTCTTTCGAGCCCTGCAAAAACACCATATCCATTCCCAAAAGGGAGCTTCCTAAAATATACTTCAAAGACCGCTTTTCGATTATGTATATTGTCTTCCCAATAAGTCTGCGCCATATTTATCTGGTATAAATCAGTATGCAAAGCTATACTATCATCCGCAAATTCCCTGTGCATAATCGCAACCTCCTGTGACAAATCTTCCTTATGTATTTCTTTTATTGGCTAGTATCCCCCAATCCCATCTTTCTCAACTTAAATGGATGAAAAATTTGCCTATTATTTTAATAGTAGTGAAGTTCAAAGCCTTAAGCAAATTTTTCAGCCTGAATATATACGGATATTTACCCATTTAAGACTTTTTTACACATTCTCAAGCATCTGTTCGTTATTTTGAACAAGCGATACTATCCTGTTATAACGCTTCAAGATTATTTCCCAAACATCAGCAGCTGCGATGTTATTTTAAAATAAGAAACCATTCTTCACTCCCCTTTTGATGCAATCACTAACCTTCCGCCCTCAGCATAAGATGTCATGAACTGACAAGGAGGGCTATGAGATATGGATAGACGGGGCCTTTTGCCTTTCGTTGTGACCGCATTTTTTGCCGTAATGATTTCGCTCTTTACTTTTTCGCTTATGGATTCAAAGGATGCCGAACCGCCAAAAACAGAGACCGTTCCAGATGGCCAAAGCAAAAGCCATGAAAGTGATATCTCGAATGAAGTAAAAAATAATATCAAAGGCAATAAAGCCAATGTGAATAATTCAATCGACAACAATTTAAATAATGGTGAAGATAGTCAAATTGATAATAATGTTACGAATGATATAGAGGTAAATGTGGATGTGAATGTAACAAATACGATAAAAAATAAGGCTGATAAAAATCAGGACTCCGGTCAAAAAGATAATGAAAAGGAAAACAGCAGCGGCGATAAGGATAAGGAAAATGACCAGGACGGCCAATCTGGGGATGATGAAGTCGTTTGGGGTGTAGACTCGGCAAGTCTCACTTCAAGCGACTTGATTTCTTGTGTTCGTGAAAACTTTGGATCTCCTAAAGTATGGGGACGGTATTTAGGTGAAAAAGAAGGTGTATCAGCAGGCATTACACCAGAAGAGGCTGAACTGCTGCAGGGCAATGATATTAAATTACTCGTGATATGGAATCGATTTAATGATGCAACAGGCCTTGAAAATGGACAGAGTGAAGCAAGAGCAGCTGTTCAATTGGCAAAGGAGCTGGGAATACCCGAGGGTGTCGCGGTTTTTGCGGATATCGAGCCTAATTATCCTGTCGACTCTTCTTTTATAAAAGGCTGGTATCAAGCCATGTCAGAATCATCCTATGAACCTGGTATTTATGGAATTTTTGATAAGGAAAAGGCCCTGAGGAAAGCTTTCGATCAGGCTGCAGCCGAAAACACTCCCCTTCTTGAAAACACATTTATATGGACTGCAGCGCCGAATAAAGGAATCACCGCTCAGGCACAGGCGCCTGAATATAAACCTGAAGCTCCGGATAACTCACTGATTGCAGGCTGGCAGTATGGAATTGATGCGGAGGCATGCAATATTGATACGAACTTATTTAACAAAGACATTCTGGATGTTCTTTGGTAAAAATAAAAAATAAAGAGCCCCTAAAGGCTCTTTTACATTTTAAAGCTGTTCTTTGGCATTCCATTATTCCAAAACTGATTCATGATAAACGGTGTGCCGATAAACACAGGAACGATATAATAGCTTAGACGGTAGAACATGAGAATCAAAAGCCCCAGTTCTGATGGGACACCCTGTGATTCCAGTCCGATCAAAA
It encodes the following:
- the nadE gene encoding ammonia-dependent NAD(+) synthetase, whose product is MNRQKEIMENLNVNPAIDPKEEIKNRIQFLKDYLVKTNAKGYVLGISGGQDSTLAGRLAQLAVEELRKEGKEATFMAVRLPYGVQQDEKDAQLALSFIQADREVVFNIKNAVDEVKTEYDRILPEEPLKDYHKGNVKARMRMIAQYAIGGQFGLLVIGTDHAAEAVTGFYTKYGDGGADILPLSGLTKRQGKALLKELGAEERLYLKVPTADLLDQKPGQADETELGISYDELDDYLEGKSVSPEAVEKIENRYFVSEHKRQMPASMHDNWWK
- a CDS encoding nicotinate phosphoribosyltransferase translates to MHREFADDSIALHTDLYQINMAQTYWEDNIHNRKAVFEVYFRKLPFGNGYGVFAGLERVIEYIENFRFTESDLQYLKNELNYADDFLEYLKNMTFSGTIKSMEEGELVFGNEPIMRVEAPLAEAQIVETALLNIINYQTLIATKATRIKEVIGDGTAMEFGSRRAQEMDAAIWGTRAAYIGGFDATSNVRAGKKFGIPAAGTHAHSFVQAYQDEYTAFKKYAQTHKDCVFLVDTYDTLKSGVPNAIKVAREMEGQINFKGIRLDSGDLAYLSKEARKMLDKAGFHDTKIIASNDLDEYTIINLKAQGAKIDIWGIGTKLITAYEQPALGAVYKLVSIENEDGKMTDTIKISGNPEKVTTPGLKKVYRIINKDNHKSEGDYIALDHENPQAEPRLKMFHPVHTFVSKFVTNFEARELHKVIFQEGKLTYKVPSLKEMQSFAKENLNVLWDEYRRSLNPEEYPVDLSQECWDNKMNMISQVKQNIKS
- a CDS encoding glycoside hydrolase domain-containing protein, whose translation is MDRRGLLPFVVTAFFAVMISLFTFSLMDSKDAEPPKTETVPDGQSKSHESDISNEVKNNIKGNKANVNNSIDNNLNNGEDSQIDNNVTNDIEVNVDVNVTNTIKNKADKNQDSGQKDNEKENSSGDKDKENDQDGQSGDDEVVWGVDSASLTSSDLISCVRENFGSPKVWGRYLGEKEGVSAGITPEEAELLQGNDIKLLVIWNRFNDATGLENGQSEARAAVQLAKELGIPEGVAVFADIEPNYPVDSSFIKGWYQAMSESSYEPGIYGIFDKEKALRKAFDQAAAENTPLLENTFIWTAAPNKGITAQAQAPEYKPEAPDNSLIAGWQYGIDAEACNIDTNLFNKDILDVLW